In Legionella sp. PATHC035, a genomic segment contains:
- a CDS encoding Tn3 family transposase has translation MCFVGCQRLIQNAIVLWNELYLSQKLALLEDEESRKALLTVIRNGSTLIWHYVNLHGEYDFTQDIEDQDILFDMNKILALKVRLAISLPVWAGYAVKPYLLLCYLKEK, from the coding sequence ATGTGCTTTGTTGGTTGCCAACGCTTAATTCAAAACGCGATTGTATTATGGAATGAGTTATATCTTTCACAGAAATTAGCTCTATTAGAGGATGAAGAAAGTAGGAAGGCGCTATTAACCGTTATTCGTAATGGATCGACTTTAATTTGGCATTATGTCAACTTGCATGGGGAATATGATTTTACCCAGGATATTGAAGATCAGGATATCTTGTTCGATATGAACAAAATATTGGCACTTAAGGTCCGCTTAGCCATCTCATTGCCAGTTTGGGCTGGATATGCAGTAAAACCCTATTTATTACTTTGTTATCTAAAAGAAAAGTAA
- a CDS encoding DUF1820 family protein, with protein MNKKTIFRVTFANQEAIYEIYARSVKESEIFGFLEVEELVFGEQTALVVDPSEERLKIEFNGVKRTFIPMHSIYRIDEVTKQGTAKVKDNPGYGSKVSPFPGTGKIKD; from the coding sequence ATGAATAAAAAAACAATATTCAGAGTCACTTTTGCCAACCAAGAAGCAATTTATGAAATTTATGCGCGATCTGTCAAAGAAAGTGAAATTTTTGGGTTTCTCGAGGTTGAAGAACTGGTGTTTGGTGAACAAACTGCATTAGTTGTTGACCCTTCTGAAGAACGATTAAAAATTGAATTTAACGGAGTAAAGCGGACATTTATACCCATGCATTCAATTTATCGTATTGATGAAGTGACAAAACAAGGAACAGCTAAAGTTAAGGATAATCCAGGTTATGGAAGTAAAGTTAGCCCTTTTCCTGGCACAGGAAAAATAAAAGATTAA
- a CDS encoding Tn3 family transposase, translated as MLWKRLSSYSKQHPLYCAIKEFGRIIKSLFILRYIDDVELRQAVEKQLNRIELSNKFSKAILFGNNQEIQYSSKVEQEMVVGCQRLIQNAIVLWNELYLSQKLALLEDEVSRKVLLTIIRNGSTLVWHYVNLHGEYDFTQDIEEQDRLFDMDKILALKVA; from the coding sequence ATACTTTGGAAGCGCCTCAGTTCATATTCTAAACAGCATCCATTGTACTGTGCCATCAAGGAATTTGGACGGATCATTAAAAGTCTGTTTATTCTTCGGTATATTGATGATGTGGAATTACGGCAGGCTGTTGAAAAACAGTTAAATCGCATTGAGCTATCGAATAAATTTTCAAAAGCCATTTTGTTTGGTAACAACCAGGAGATTCAATACAGCAGTAAAGTGGAACAAGAAATGGTTGTTGGCTGCCAGCGCCTAATCCAAAATGCAATTGTATTATGGAATGAGCTATATCTTTCGCAAAAATTGGCTCTGCTAGAGGATGAAGTCAGCAGGAAAGTACTATTAACCATTATTCGCAATGGGTCGACTTTAGTCTGGCATTACGTGAACTTGCATGGAGAATATGACTTTACTCAGGATATTGAAGAACAGGATAGGTTGTTCGATATGGACAAAATATTAGCACTTAAAGTCGCTTAG
- a CDS encoding methyltransferase domain-containing protein, whose product MLIERQLKQYRALNKWFQSPLGLFAAHEFLVNLESESDYSHGDTLLQLGNCGDNIWLKKFNYTHKWIASPFLLANKVQIKCALNQLPLDRNSVDCIIVPLTLEPFSNSLSLIDEIDRVLNPMGFVVLLSINPWSLWGGAIKTGLLHCYSDQKVQMRTPFNINRIFIQRGYRQYSLSNFCYIPPVNNSSLIKKFTFLDEIGKMLWPFPSGFYCYIAQKYQAIQPNLQYNPVEEPIKDYQAPLQPVIFSSQVPGLRRSDKIK is encoded by the coding sequence TTGTTAATTGAACGACAATTAAAACAATATCGCGCCCTGAATAAATGGTTTCAATCACCCCTGGGTCTTTTTGCTGCCCATGAGTTTTTAGTTAATCTTGAATCTGAAAGTGATTATTCACATGGCGATACATTACTGCAATTAGGAAATTGCGGCGATAACATTTGGTTAAAAAAATTCAATTACACTCATAAATGGATTGCTTCTCCTTTTTTATTGGCTAATAAAGTGCAAATTAAGTGTGCTTTAAATCAACTTCCACTCGACCGTAACAGTGTGGATTGCATTATTGTGCCACTTACCCTGGAGCCTTTCAGCAACAGTTTGAGTCTAATCGACGAAATCGATCGCGTTCTTAATCCCATGGGTTTTGTCGTTTTATTAAGTATTAATCCTTGGAGTCTTTGGGGTGGGGCAATAAAAACTGGATTATTACATTGTTATAGCGATCAAAAAGTTCAAATGAGAACCCCATTCAACATAAATCGAATTTTTATACAAAGAGGATATAGACAGTATTCTTTAAGTAATTTTTGTTATATCCCACCAGTTAATAACTCCTCACTAATTAAAAAATTTACTTTTCTGGATGAAATAGGCAAGATGCTTTGGCCTTTCCCTTCAGGATTTTATTGCTATATTGCTCAAAAATATCAGGCCATACAACCTAATTTGCAATATAATCCAGTTGAGGAGCCAATTAAGGATTATCAGGCTCCCTTACAGCCTGTTATTTTTTCTTCGCAAGTACCTGGTTTGCGTCGATCAGATAAAATCAAATGA
- a CDS encoding hypoxanthine-guanine phosphoribosyltransferase, producing the protein MTIPDKIKKVYEKSTCLFTTNEVEAALDRMAINIHKELQEQNPVLLCVMVGGLVLLGNLLPRLDFPLEVDYVHATRYQGETTGGDIVWKAKPSANLKGRTVLVVDDILDGGITLAAIIDEVKKLGAEKVYSAVLVDKYRKRVVNGLQKADFVGLQVEDHYIFGYGMDYNEYLRNAPGIFVVHPEHE; encoded by the coding sequence ATGACTATTCCAGATAAAATTAAAAAAGTGTATGAGAAGTCAACTTGCTTGTTTACTACAAATGAAGTTGAAGCCGCTCTTGATCGTATGGCAATAAATATACATAAAGAATTGCAAGAACAAAATCCAGTGCTTCTTTGTGTTATGGTAGGGGGCTTGGTTCTTTTAGGCAATTTATTGCCACGCTTGGACTTTCCGTTAGAAGTAGACTATGTCCATGCAACCCGTTATCAGGGAGAGACAACTGGAGGCGATATCGTCTGGAAAGCAAAACCTTCGGCTAATTTAAAAGGAAGAACCGTTCTTGTGGTTGATGATATTCTTGACGGGGGCATCACCTTAGCTGCAATAATTGATGAAGTCAAAAAACTTGGCGCAGAAAAAGTATACAGCGCCGTTTTGGTTGATAAATATAGGAAGCGCGTTGTAAATGGTCTTCAAAAGGCTGATTTTGTAGGTTTACAAGTAGAAGATCACTATATTTTTGGTTATGGAATGGATTATAACGAATACTTGCGAAACGCACCGGGTATTTTTGTTGTGCACCCTGAGCATGAATAG